From one Nitrosococcus halophilus Nc 4 genomic stretch:
- a CDS encoding ANTAR domain-containing response regulator codes for MYPCKILLVDDERFILSTLAQGLRNAGYQVFEATSGQAAMTFAEDVKPAIAIMDIRMPGMSGIEVGRWFREQGIPFIFLSAYNDDETVKMAIEEGASGYLVKPIDVPQLLPALHAARERAEEIKKLKESEEQLNVALRGSREISIAVGLFMERYRLTEREAFERLRSHARAQRCKLHHLARDVINAGEQINCISGKVRRCEHS; via the coding sequence ATGTACCCATGCAAGATACTATTAGTCGATGATGAGCGATTTATTCTTTCGACGTTGGCACAGGGATTGCGAAATGCGGGTTATCAAGTCTTCGAAGCCACTTCCGGTCAGGCAGCCATGACTTTTGCTGAAGATGTGAAACCTGCAATTGCAATTATGGATATTCGTATGCCGGGGATGTCGGGTATAGAGGTGGGTCGTTGGTTTCGGGAACAAGGGATCCCGTTCATTTTTCTTTCTGCCTATAACGATGACGAGACAGTAAAAATGGCCATCGAAGAAGGCGCGTCAGGTTATCTTGTCAAGCCTATTGATGTGCCTCAACTGTTGCCAGCTCTCCATGCTGCCAGGGAGCGTGCTGAAGAAATTAAAAAGCTTAAGGAATCGGAAGAGCAATTAAATGTGGCATTAAGGGGAAGTCGGGAAATTAGTATCGCGGTAGGGTTGTTTATGGAACGCTATCGCCTCACCGAGAGAGAGGCTTTTGAACGTCTCCGATCCCACGCCAGAGCGCAACGTTGCAAGTTGCACCACTTAGCTCGGGACGTTATAAACGCTGGCGAGCAGATTAATTGTATCAGTGGTAAGGTGAGGAGGTGTGAACATTCCTAG
- a CDS encoding sensor histidine kinase: MNIPRVEQKPSKDEAILNLIADCAKEMCQDEGWFDGVVGVLERLGKKFALSRVYLAENLTKETFELRISIRAEWTKPGWRCPLGKQKNRNFLGSEEGINRWWGRLAQESLLSTSMSDFPQEVRAVLGSMGGGTLLVALLAVDGKPWGFLACYEQTERYWTSEEATVLRLVAGILAAAIERSNKLRQRTQRRERLAELVEEIPEIFWSIEGNRLKLLYVSPSFERMWGCSQKAMSSDPLGFLKNAFPEKGGQARSIFDVGFLQKQKGTSIHEEQFRVLVPDGKTRWISLRCSILMEENKGAGLIMGLATDITEYKRREMRWLTQRESLIREVHHRIKNHLQGLVGLLQQYIHHFPELTQPMQAAISQIAAVAAIHGLQAINKGGQIKLEETVGAICHNAGRVANCPIHFDDGTVALDTPIIIVEQEAVPVALIVNELVLNACKHRDTKSGEIRIWLTASTQGKSAELLIRNEPACLNEELDFVSGQGLGTGLGLVKSLLPPVGARLTIKERDGGVEAYLGLSSPVLQVQSI; the protein is encoded by the coding sequence GTGAACATTCCTAGGGTAGAACAGAAACCGTCTAAAGACGAAGCTATCCTTAATTTGATTGCCGATTGTGCAAAAGAGATGTGCCAAGATGAAGGATGGTTCGATGGAGTGGTTGGCGTATTAGAACGCCTTGGCAAAAAATTTGCCCTTAGTCGCGTCTATTTGGCAGAAAACCTTACTAAAGAAACCTTCGAGTTGCGGATATCCATTCGTGCCGAATGGACAAAGCCGGGTTGGAGGTGCCCTCTTGGCAAGCAAAAAAACCGAAACTTTTTAGGGAGCGAGGAAGGGATAAATCGCTGGTGGGGGCGTTTAGCTCAAGAAAGCCTATTGTCGACGAGTATGAGTGATTTTCCCCAGGAAGTCCGGGCGGTGCTCGGTTCAATGGGGGGGGGCACTTTACTGGTTGCTTTGCTTGCCGTGGATGGAAAACCATGGGGGTTTTTGGCTTGCTACGAACAAACAGAGCGTTACTGGACAAGCGAGGAGGCTACCGTGTTGCGGCTGGTTGCAGGGATTCTAGCGGCCGCTATTGAACGGAGCAACAAGCTTAGACAGAGGACCCAACGGCGGGAGAGGCTTGCGGAATTAGTTGAAGAAATTCCCGAGATTTTTTGGTCAATAGAAGGAAATAGGCTGAAATTATTATATGTGAGTCCTTCGTTTGAGCGAATGTGGGGTTGTTCACAAAAAGCAATGTCTAGCGATCCGTTAGGTTTTCTCAAAAATGCTTTTCCTGAAAAGGGAGGGCAGGCCAGAAGCATTTTTGATGTTGGCTTCTTGCAAAAACAAAAGGGAACTTCTATTCACGAAGAGCAATTTCGTGTTCTGGTTCCTGACGGTAAAACGCGGTGGATTAGTCTGCGTTGTTCCATTTTGATGGAGGAAAACAAGGGTGCTGGACTCATCATGGGATTGGCGACGGACATTACTGAATATAAGCGACGGGAGATGCGATGGCTGACCCAAAGGGAATCGTTAATTCGCGAGGTCCATCATAGGATTAAAAACCATCTCCAGGGACTGGTGGGCCTGTTGCAACAGTATATCCATCATTTTCCTGAATTGACTCAGCCAATGCAAGCGGCAATTAGCCAGATTGCAGCGGTGGCAGCTATTCATGGTCTCCAAGCGATTAACAAAGGGGGCCAGATAAAATTAGAGGAGACGGTGGGAGCCATTTGCCATAATGCGGGCAGAGTTGCTAATTGCCCGATTCATTTTGATGATGGTACGGTCGCTTTAGACACCCCGATTATTATTGTGGAACAGGAAGCAGTTCCTGTCGCCCTTATTGTGAATGAGTTAGTGCTTAATGCTTGCAAGCATCGTGATACCAAGAGCGGAGAGATTCGGATATGGTTAACAGCAAGCACCCAGGGAAAGAGCGCCGAGTTATTGATCCGCAATGAACCTGCTTGCTTGAATGAGGAATTAGATTTTGTTTCGGGACAAGGACTCGGTACGGGGTTAGGGTTAGTCAAATCCTTGTTGCCACCTGTGGGAGCTAGGCTTACTATCAAAGAACGGGATGGCGGAGTCGAAGCTTATCTTGGGCTAAGTTCACCCGTCCTTCAAGTTCAATCTATCTGA
- a CDS encoding tyrosine-protein phosphatase, producing MIDLHCHILPGIDDGASDLETALAMARLAVSDQITTIACTPHIYLGLYDNTVEGIQTAMERLRQALAAADIELELVMGADIQITPDLRKRLQAGEVPTLNSSRYFLFEPPHHVCPPRFSELAFNLSAYGYVPIITHPERLTWIGDHYELFVELALKGVWMQVTAGSLSGRFGRRARYWGERMLDEGLVHLLATDAHGLGRRPPLLSEGVMAAEKWVSAEEARQLVEGRPQAVLANQAPDSVPQPPALNGGYPAEAKPGGMGRRLSQWLGLGR from the coding sequence ATGATTGATTTGCATTGCCATATTTTGCCGGGGATCGATGACGGCGCCTCTGATCTGGAAACTGCTTTGGCCATGGCACGCCTAGCCGTCAGTGATCAGATCACGACCATCGCCTGTACTCCCCACATTTACCTGGGGCTCTATGACAACACCGTAGAGGGAATCCAGACGGCAATGGAACGGTTGCGGCAAGCACTGGCGGCGGCGGATATCGAGCTGGAATTGGTCATGGGGGCAGACATCCAGATTACCCCGGATCTGAGAAAAAGGTTGCAGGCCGGCGAAGTGCCTACGCTGAATAGCTCTCGTTATTTTCTATTTGAACCGCCTCATCATGTTTGTCCTCCCCGTTTCTCCGAGCTGGCATTCAACCTGTCTGCCTATGGCTATGTGCCGATTATTACCCATCCTGAACGGTTGACTTGGATTGGCGACCATTATGAGTTGTTCGTTGAACTGGCGTTAAAAGGGGTTTGGATGCAGGTGACAGCAGGCAGTCTCAGCGGTCGCTTTGGGCGCCGTGCTCGCTACTGGGGGGAGCGTATGTTGGATGAAGGACTGGTCCATTTGCTTGCGACCGATGCCCATGGTTTAGGGCGGCGTCCGCCTTTGTTGAGTGAAGGAGTGATGGCCGCAGAAAAGTGGGTAAGCGCCGAAGAGGCCAGGCAATTGGTCGAGGGCCGACCCCAAGCGGTCTTAGCCAATCAGGCTCCTGATTCTGTCCCTCAGCCTCCGGCATTGAACGGAGGGTATCCGGCAGAGGCAAAACCGGGGGGAATGGGTAGAAGGTTGTCCCAGTGGTTAGGGCTTGGAAGATGA
- a CDS encoding GumC family protein produces the protein MNNEEKSHLPTPNVQSDGALAKRPPSSVTLPQSGVYYSHPDEGEINLLDLWRILVRRKWMVLTFFLIVATAGITASFLMTPIYRAGVTILIDRELPKVVEYEDIAPVESAASREEFYQTQYGLLKSRSLAKRVFEKLSLARHPVFAADQDPSLLGRLKSFLKNLWMEQAPSAAGGTEKLIDQFQEGLMVDPVKNSRLVKVYYDSPDPKLSAQVVKTLAQVFISANLERRYDATAHARGFLKDRLLQAKARLEETEQKLVEYANNHDIINFDESQPLVAQELEDASASLAAAQEERAKSEALYQQMQKTASQGLPQVLQSSMIQLLKESLAKLEGEYGENLLVYKPDYPKMKQLREQMDKLQAKIDEEVDNVRAAIRSNYEAAMALESLLAERVKAAKEEIKDLAQRSIQYQVLARETDTSRQLYEGLLQRYKEIGVAGGVGLNNISVVDPVKIPLEPHKPSLKLNALLSMILGLFGGIGLAFLFEHLDDTLKQSEEMERILELPTLGLIPLFNNPNKALSRGTALALVSTEDKRSAFAEAYRSVRTALQFSTPKGAPKSLLVVSAGKGEGKSTTAASLAIHFAQAGEKVLLVDADLRNPSLHRVLEADNSLGLTHHLAGEATPVEISQPTTVPNLFLITAGPLPPDPAGLLGSAKMMSLLSTAKEKFDHVILDGPPVLGLADALILGNLVEGALFVVSAGGTRRTFAQGAIKRLKMGQILILGGVLTKFDNRNHGHGYDYYYYSDDSMPSLPDQKVA, from the coding sequence GTGAACAACGAAGAAAAATCCCATCTTCCGACCCCCAACGTTCAATCAGACGGCGCACTCGCCAAGCGTCCGCCTTCGTCTGTGACTCTCCCTCAGTCTGGAGTGTATTACAGTCATCCCGATGAGGGTGAAATCAATCTTCTCGATCTGTGGCGGATTTTGGTTCGCCGGAAGTGGATGGTGTTGACCTTTTTTCTCATTGTGGCCACGGCAGGGATAACCGCCAGCTTTCTCATGACCCCTATTTACCGGGCTGGAGTAACTATACTAATCGACCGAGAGTTACCCAAGGTAGTGGAATATGAAGATATTGCACCGGTTGAATCGGCTGCCTCGCGGGAGGAGTTTTATCAGACACAATATGGTCTTTTGAAAAGCCGCAGTTTGGCCAAGCGAGTCTTTGAGAAGCTGAGCTTGGCGCGGCATCCGGTGTTTGCCGCCGACCAGGATCCTTCCCTTTTGGGCAGATTAAAGTCTTTTTTAAAGAATCTCTGGATGGAGCAAGCCCCTAGTGCAGCAGGTGGGACAGAAAAACTTATTGATCAATTTCAAGAAGGACTAATGGTCGATCCGGTCAAAAACTCCCGACTGGTGAAAGTCTATTATGACAGCCCGGATCCGAAACTATCCGCCCAGGTGGTTAAAACTTTGGCTCAGGTTTTTATCAGCGCCAATTTGGAGCGCCGTTACGATGCCACTGCCCACGCCCGTGGCTTTCTGAAAGACCGACTCCTGCAAGCTAAAGCCCGCTTAGAGGAGACCGAGCAAAAACTGGTGGAATATGCCAATAACCATGACATTATCAATTTTGATGAAAGCCAACCGCTCGTTGCTCAAGAGTTAGAAGACGCGAGCGCCTCCCTTGCTGCCGCTCAAGAAGAGCGGGCCAAGAGCGAAGCCCTTTACCAGCAGATGCAAAAAACCGCCTCCCAGGGATTACCCCAGGTTTTGCAAAGCTCGATGATACAGCTACTCAAGGAAAGTTTGGCCAAGTTAGAGGGTGAATATGGGGAAAATCTTCTTGTTTATAAGCCCGATTATCCCAAGATGAAGCAGCTACGGGAACAAATGGACAAGCTGCAAGCAAAAATCGACGAGGAGGTGGATAATGTGCGGGCTGCCATTCGGTCAAACTATGAGGCGGCTATGGCCCTGGAAAGTTTGCTGGCAGAAAGGGTAAAAGCTGCAAAAGAGGAAATTAAAGATCTCGCTCAACGGAGTATTCAGTATCAGGTGCTGGCGCGGGAAACTGATACGAGCCGCCAGCTCTACGAAGGGCTGCTGCAACGCTATAAAGAAATCGGCGTGGCCGGCGGAGTGGGATTGAACAATATCTCAGTGGTGGATCCGGTCAAGATTCCCTTGGAGCCCCATAAGCCTAGTCTTAAACTCAACGCCTTGTTGTCTATGATTCTCGGTCTTTTCGGTGGCATTGGTCTAGCTTTTCTGTTTGAGCATTTAGACGATACCTTGAAACAATCAGAAGAGATGGAACGAATTCTGGAATTACCCACCTTGGGGCTAATCCCCTTATTCAATAACCCAAATAAAGCCCTTTCAAGGGGGACTGCACTGGCCTTGGTGAGCACTGAAGATAAGCGCTCGGCTTTTGCAGAGGCCTACCGTTCCGTGCGGACTGCATTGCAGTTTTCCACCCCTAAAGGAGCTCCCAAGAGTCTATTGGTGGTAAGTGCTGGCAAGGGGGAGGGAAAAAGCACTACGGCTGCCAGCCTAGCCATTCACTTTGCCCAGGCAGGGGAAAAAGTCCTATTAGTGGATGCGGATTTGCGCAATCCTTCCTTGCACCGTGTCCTAGAAGCAGACAATAGTTTGGGGTTGACTCACCATTTGGCCGGGGAAGCCACGCCGGTGGAAATTAGCCAGCCCACTACGGTTCCCAACCTCTTTCTTATTACCGCTGGACCCCTACCTCCGGATCCTGCAGGGTTGCTAGGGAGCGCCAAGATGATGTCCTTGCTCTCCACAGCAAAGGAAAAGTTTGATCATGTAATCTTGGATGGGCCGCCGGTGCTAGGACTTGCCGATGCGCTGATACTGGGTAATCTCGTGGAAGGAGCCTTGTTTGTGGTTTCGGCGGGAGGTACTCGGCGTACTTTTGCGCAGGGAGCAATCAAGCGGTTAAAGATGGGGCAGATCCTTATTCTAGGCGGCGTTTTAACCAAATTTGACAATCGCAATCATGGTCATGGCTATGATTACTATTATTATAGTGATGATTCCATGCCTTCCTTACCAGATCAGAAAGTTGCCTAA
- a CDS encoding O-antigen ligase family protein gives MVKKNNPAIKSNYPVSAMDEKQSPGIILAVVFLFAPLFWAGNGPLPLIALELAGLVLLALWWAHSQGQKKLSIAENVLVGGILLFPLFQLIPLPPVFWAESLPGRAFYAEALREALGERSFSEAWRPVALIPRHAEAAWLALLPPVGVFLVARSLSHQQLQRLVYLFLGIAVFQAVLGLIQFGAGSESVFRLGNEHYRNSAVGTYVNRNHLAGLLEMALPVVLALLIATVGQPFELSHRRGGWRQRLLTWGSRQGSRSMLYAGMALVILLGMVFTRSRAGILLAMVGLFLSFWVFAWKLGGRKVYGTVGVLTFAGAVLALEIGLAPIFKRFAALDDPMQEGRWAIFAGTLRAIGEFFPFGSGSGSFAEVFQRFQPVDFLGGFVHRAHNDYLEWLLVGGLPAAVLIVATLLLYFRQWIKVWRGKQASKFYFIQIGAGVGLFLLLLHTLVDFNLHIPANGIFFAFLLGVFFHPLKVPRRSQQKKQISPITKYNPPEPRKIPPENRTNPFVH, from the coding sequence ATGGTGAAGAAAAATAATCCAGCCATAAAGAGCAACTATCCAGTGTCCGCCATGGATGAAAAGCAAAGCCCGGGGATAATATTGGCAGTGGTTTTCCTGTTTGCGCCCCTTTTCTGGGCGGGGAACGGGCCGCTACCTCTCATTGCCCTGGAGTTAGCAGGCTTAGTCCTGCTCGCTTTATGGTGGGCTCACTCCCAAGGACAAAAAAAGTTAAGTATTGCTGAGAATGTCCTTGTGGGTGGAATTTTGCTCTTCCCCTTATTCCAGTTAATCCCTTTGCCCCCGGTGTTTTGGGCTGAGTCTCTCCCCGGGCGCGCGTTTTACGCCGAGGCCCTTCGCGAAGCCCTGGGGGAGCGCTCTTTTTCTGAAGCATGGCGCCCTGTGGCCCTTATTCCTCGCCATGCGGAAGCCGCCTGGCTGGCTCTACTTCCCCCCGTCGGGGTTTTTTTAGTTGCTCGGAGTTTGTCTCACCAGCAGCTTCAAAGGCTGGTCTACCTGTTCTTGGGTATTGCAGTATTCCAGGCGGTATTAGGATTGATTCAATTCGGTGCAGGCTCGGAGAGTGTTTTCCGCTTGGGGAATGAGCATTATAGGAACAGTGCAGTAGGCACCTATGTGAATCGTAACCATCTAGCGGGTCTGTTGGAAATGGCGTTGCCGGTAGTTTTGGCGCTGCTTATCGCAACAGTAGGCCAACCTTTCGAGCTATCACATCGTCGCGGAGGGTGGCGTCAGCGCCTTTTGACCTGGGGTAGCCGGCAGGGCAGCCGCTCCATGTTGTACGCTGGGATGGCTTTGGTGATCTTGTTGGGGATGGTATTTACTCGTTCTCGAGCCGGGATTTTGTTGGCGATGGTGGGACTCTTCCTGAGTTTTTGGGTTTTTGCGTGGAAGCTTGGTGGCCGAAAGGTGTATGGCACGGTCGGGGTGCTCACTTTTGCCGGAGCGGTGCTGGCTCTAGAGATAGGACTTGCCCCTATCTTCAAGCGTTTTGCAGCTTTGGATGATCCCATGCAAGAAGGTCGCTGGGCGATTTTTGCTGGAACCCTGCGCGCCATCGGCGAGTTTTTCCCCTTTGGGAGCGGCAGTGGGAGTTTCGCGGAAGTATTCCAACGTTTTCAGCCCGTGGATTTTCTCGGTGGATTCGTCCATCGTGCCCATAATGATTATCTGGAATGGCTCTTGGTGGGAGGATTGCCGGCTGCTGTATTGATAGTCGCTACGCTCTTGCTCTATTTTCGGCAGTGGATAAAAGTTTGGCGTGGAAAACAGGCTTCTAAATTTTATTTTATTCAGATAGGCGCGGGGGTAGGATTGTTCTTGCTGCTGCTCCATACTCTAGTAGATTTTAATCTCCACATTCCAGCTAATGGGATTTTCTTTGCTTTCCTCTTAGGGGTTTTTTTCCATCCCTTGAAGGTGCCGCGACGCAGTCAGCAAAAAAAGCAAATTTCACCAATTACAAAATATAATCCACCGGAACCTCGGAAAATACCTCCAGAGAACCGGACAAATCCTTTTGTCCATTAA
- a CDS encoding D-sedoheptulose-7-phosphate isomerase yields MSQINIEDCLREHRRAVDAVAAMGSEIAAAAEMLKRTFKSRGRVFICGNGGSAADAQHFAAELTGRFNRDRKGYPVVALTTDTSALTAIGNDYGFERVFARQLEALAGAGDLLIVISTSGNSPNIVRAMEAARACSLSTIGLFGRDGGELAGRVDLSLVVPVQSTARIQEAHIIILHLLCESFEI; encoded by the coding sequence ATGAGCCAAATAAACATAGAGGATTGTCTTAGGGAGCACCGGCGCGCAGTGGATGCCGTTGCCGCTATGGGCAGTGAAATAGCCGCCGCAGCAGAGATGTTAAAGCGCACTTTCAAGAGCAGGGGAAGAGTATTTATCTGTGGTAATGGTGGTTCCGCAGCCGACGCCCAACATTTTGCTGCCGAACTCACCGGTCGTTTTAATCGAGACCGGAAAGGATATCCGGTTGTGGCGCTAACCACGGATACATCCGCACTTACCGCTATTGGTAACGACTATGGTTTTGAGCGCGTATTTGCGCGACAACTAGAAGCCTTAGCTGGCGCTGGCGATCTACTCATAGTCATTAGCACCTCAGGTAATTCTCCAAACATAGTGCGTGCTATGGAGGCGGCCCGGGCATGCAGTCTTTCTACTATCGGTCTCTTTGGGCGCGATGGCGGCGAGCTGGCCGGACGCGTGGATCTCTCTCTGGTGGTACCGGTCCAATCGACGGCGCGCATCCAAGAAGCCCATATTATCATCCTCCATTTGTTGTGCGAGTCTTTTGAGATTTAG
- the hldE gene encoding bifunctional D-glycero-beta-D-manno-heptose-7-phosphate kinase/D-glycero-beta-D-manno-heptose 1-phosphate adenylyltransferase HldE — protein sequence MKIEFPDFSKCRVLVVGDVMLDRYWHGGTSRISPEAPVPVVCVKDMEERPGGAANVALNLSALGLEPLLMGLVGDDVAADTLTEKLEAAGVSCGFHRVGGIATTAKLRVLSSHQQLIRLDFDSPFPRAAADAITELFYSALRKVEVVVFSDYGKGTLSAVSDLIAAAQTAGKWILVDPKGRDFSIYRGANLLTPNLAEFEAVVGRCPDEASLSQRGRELVGHLGLTGLLITRGEQGMTLIPAAGAELHLPTQAREVFDVTGAGDTVIAVLAAGLAAGLCLEKAIALSNVAAGLVVGKLGTAVVSPSELRQAFMVEAESGKGILNEEQLLLAVADARAQGETIVMTNGCFDILHAGHVAYLEMAKCRGDRLIVAVNDDASVRALKGNGRPLNNIQRRMAVLAGLKSVDWVVPFSEVTPERLICRIAPDLLVKGGDYTPQKIAGYDCVKAAGGEVEVMGFEPGVSSSTIIERIRSEYVANIKERA from the coding sequence ATGAAGATCGAATTTCCGGATTTCAGCAAGTGTCGTGTCCTTGTAGTTGGTGACGTCATGCTCGACCGGTACTGGCATGGCGGGACCTCGCGCATTTCTCCCGAGGCACCGGTGCCGGTTGTGTGTGTGAAGGACATGGAAGAGCGGCCGGGGGGTGCGGCTAATGTGGCCCTCAATTTATCGGCTTTGGGCTTGGAGCCGCTCCTTATGGGTTTGGTTGGGGATGATGTTGCTGCAGATACCCTTACTGAGAAGTTGGAGGCGGCGGGGGTGAGTTGCGGTTTCCACCGCGTCGGGGGAATAGCGACAACGGCTAAATTACGGGTGCTAAGTAGCCATCAGCAACTTATCCGCCTGGATTTCGATTCACCGTTTCCGCGGGCCGCCGCCGATGCTATAACCGAACTGTTCTATTCTGCTCTAAGGAAAGTAGAGGTAGTGGTTTTCTCCGACTATGGAAAGGGAACGTTGAGCGCAGTAAGTGACTTAATCGCAGCAGCTCAAACGGCCGGCAAATGGATACTGGTCGATCCGAAGGGCCGCGATTTCTCGATTTATCGGGGCGCCAATTTGCTGACTCCAAACCTAGCCGAATTCGAAGCAGTGGTGGGACGCTGTCCTGATGAAGCAAGCTTATCCCAGCGAGGCAGGGAATTGGTGGGCCATCTTGGTTTGACCGGGTTACTGATCACTCGAGGAGAGCAGGGCATGACTCTGATCCCCGCAGCCGGGGCAGAGTTGCACTTACCTACACAAGCGCGTGAAGTCTTTGATGTTACCGGAGCTGGCGACACCGTCATCGCGGTGCTGGCGGCGGGTTTGGCGGCAGGGCTTTGCCTTGAAAAGGCCATTGCTCTCAGTAATGTTGCTGCAGGGCTGGTGGTTGGCAAGCTTGGCACTGCGGTGGTGAGTCCCTCCGAACTTCGCCAAGCGTTTATGGTTGAGGCGGAATCTGGAAAAGGGATTTTGAATGAAGAGCAGTTGCTTTTGGCGGTGGCAGATGCCCGTGCCCAGGGTGAAACCATAGTGATGACGAATGGATGTTTTGACATCTTGCATGCGGGGCATGTGGCATACCTGGAGATGGCCAAGTGCCGGGGTGACCGCCTTATCGTGGCGGTCAATGACGACGCCTCGGTACGCGCACTTAAGGGTAATGGCCGCCCGCTAAACAATATTCAGCGCCGTATGGCAGTACTTGCTGGCTTAAAGAGCGTCGACTGGGTTGTGCCTTTTTCCGAAGTGACCCCAGAACGTCTTATTTGTCGCATCGCTCCTGACTTATTGGTTAAAGGCGGAGATTATACGCCGCAGAAGATTGCGGGCTACGACTGTGTGAAGGCGGCAGGTGGTGAGGTTGAGGTCATGGGTTTCGAACCTGGAGTATCGTCTTCAACCATTATTGAGCGGATTCGCAGTGAGTACGTCGCCAATATTAAGGAGAGGGCATGA
- a CDS encoding flippase: MNKAAVSVAAFKARFGRIAGLAKSNGLRAQLLRGGIGSIAIKVGHTLLMLATTVVLARVLGAEGFGIYAYAYALVQILGIPAQMGLPILVVREVAAYQANAQWGLLKGILRRAFQAVGVIAIVLALAGGSVAWVFSERFSQEYLTTFAWALLLLPLIALGNLRGAALRGLRKVIQGQLPEHVLRPGGFLLFLGVVWLLFPQRQLTPADAMLMHTVATGMAFGVGGWLLVRSLPWQSKEAAPAYDTRHWLSSALPLSLIAGMQIINSQTDIIMLGLFRDAEEVGVYRVAVQSATLVAFGLQAINMVIAPHFSRLYAAGDMVRLQRVVTASARAILFTALPVVVVLIVFGEPVLRLVFGVEFVSGYAPLAILASGQLVNAAMGSVGFLLNMTGYERNVARGLMIAAVTNIVLNLFLIPLWGMEGAAVATGVTLVLWNILLWQSVRKHLGINSMAFSYNGFKN, translated from the coding sequence ATGAATAAGGCGGCGGTCTCTGTAGCAGCGTTCAAGGCCCGGTTTGGGCGGATAGCTGGGTTAGCGAAGAGCAATGGCCTTCGCGCTCAGCTCTTACGTGGCGGTATAGGGAGCATTGCCATCAAGGTTGGCCATACCTTGCTCATGTTGGCGACCACGGTGGTTTTGGCACGAGTGCTCGGGGCCGAGGGGTTTGGTATCTATGCTTATGCTTATGCCCTGGTCCAAATTCTTGGTATTCCCGCACAAATGGGTCTGCCGATCCTCGTCGTGCGCGAGGTTGCAGCCTACCAGGCAAATGCGCAGTGGGGCCTGCTAAAAGGGATATTACGCCGTGCTTTTCAGGCGGTTGGAGTTATAGCTATAGTGCTCGCACTGGCAGGGGGTTCTGTTGCTTGGGTTTTTTCGGAGCGATTCTCACAGGAATATCTCACCACGTTTGCTTGGGCATTGTTGCTCCTACCGCTCATTGCACTCGGCAATCTTCGTGGAGCTGCCTTAAGGGGATTACGTAAGGTAATACAGGGTCAATTGCCAGAGCACGTGCTCCGGCCAGGAGGGTTCCTGCTCTTCCTAGGTGTGGTTTGGCTCCTATTTCCGCAACGGCAGCTAACACCTGCTGATGCCATGCTGATGCATACAGTGGCGACTGGTATGGCATTCGGGGTTGGTGGGTGGCTACTTGTCCGCTCGCTTCCTTGGCAAAGCAAGGAAGCGGCGCCAGCGTATGATACCCGACACTGGCTATCCAGTGCTTTGCCGCTGTCGCTCATCGCTGGTATGCAGATTATCAATAGCCAAACTGACATTATCATGCTAGGGCTATTCCGCGATGCGGAGGAGGTGGGTGTCTATCGTGTGGCTGTGCAGAGTGCAACGTTGGTCGCCTTCGGCTTGCAGGCCATCAATATGGTCATCGCACCCCATTTCTCGCGCCTGTATGCTGCTGGGGACATGGTGCGTCTTCAACGTGTAGTTACCGCCAGCGCTCGTGCCATTCTGTTCACCGCGTTACCTGTTGTTGTGGTATTGATTGTATTTGGCGAGCCGGTCCTGCGACTGGTGTTTGGGGTTGAGTTTGTTTCCGGTTATGCCCCCTTGGCAATTCTCGCCTCAGGACAGTTGGTGAATGCAGCAATGGGTTCGGTGGGATTCCTGCTCAATATGACCGGATATGAACGGAACGTGGCCCGCGGGCTTATGATCGCGGCCGTTACGAATATCGTCCTTAATTTATTCTTGATCCCTCTATGGGGTATGGAAGGAGCTGCCGTGGCGACGGGAGTTACCCTAGTGCTTTGGAACATTCTATTGTGGCAGTCGGTAAGGAAGCATCTGGGGATCAATAGTATGGCTTTTTCTTACAATGGTTTTAAGAATTAG